The Bacteroidota bacterium DNA segment AAAATGTAAGACGGCGCTACAAATCACAACGTCAAACTGCGCCGGCTCAAAAGGCAATTCAGCCAGATCGCATACTTGAAAACTATCAGCCGGCAAATTGGGGCGTAGTCGCCGGGCAAACTGTTCGGTATAACGTAGCGGCTGCTCATCAGCATCCACGCCATACACAGTAAAGCCTTCTTTCAACAGGTAGTGCAAGTTACGCCCTGTACCACACCCGGCATCAAGCACATCCATTCCTGGCATGATTCGGCCTTTGAGCAGTTGGTCAAACAGGTAGATATCGATATTGCCAAACTGCTTCTTTAGCGACATTTGGGGTTTCGGGGTTTCGGGGTTTCGGGGTTTCGGGGAAAATCTAACTTACTTAGTCCCTCGCACTCAGTCCTCTTTTGGGCGCTCAGGCCAGCCTGTGCGGAGGTCATTCCAATGCAGCATCGCGTTGAACACCATTGCGTGGCTGCCCTGGGTATTCCACCGACGGAAAGGGCGTATGGCAAAGAGGATCACATGGCCTTCCCCTACCGGAACGTCAACAACAGCCGGCGCGCCAGCAAGCTCACCCTCTCCACGCAACATACCACTCATTAAAAGGTCCTTTCTGGCAAACTTCAGCACCGTACGGGGAATTTCTTTTTCCCAAACTTCATCTTTGTACCATTCTGGCGTTCTGTAGCTGCCAACGTTGGTATTA contains these protein-coding regions:
- a CDS encoding class I SAM-dependent methyltransferase; amino-acid sequence: MSLKKQFGNIDIYLFDQLLKGRIMPGMDVLDAGCGTGRNLHYLLKEGFTVYGVDADEQPLRYTEQFARRLRPNLPADSFQVCDLAELPFEPAQFDVVICSAVLHFSRDVAHFHSMVDEMWRVLKPGGMYFARLASTIGVAHLVMPKEGGWYHLPDGSDRFLVDEAILLTKTEALGGTLLDPIKTTNVQNLRAMTTWVVRKG